One genomic segment of Lysobacter sp. 5GHs7-4 includes these proteins:
- a CDS encoding four helix bundle protein, translating into MAYDLPPIAKLAERLLVDIERAVRAFPRYHKYTVGTQLREQAMEVVKLCNRAWRDRDQQLRWLDGLVWAIDELKVLLQIAKQVHAYQSFRQFEALIRLADDVGKQAGGWKRQQQKHPKGQNPARSAAPECAQILSTCAASTGANP; encoded by the coding sequence ATGGCCTACGACCTCCCTCCCATCGCCAAGTTGGCCGAACGCCTGCTCGTGGATATCGAGCGGGCGGTCAGGGCCTTTCCGCGCTACCACAAGTACACCGTGGGCACGCAGCTGCGCGAGCAGGCGATGGAGGTCGTGAAGCTGTGCAACCGGGCCTGGCGCGATCGCGACCAGCAGCTCAGGTGGCTGGATGGCCTGGTCTGGGCGATCGATGAGCTGAAGGTACTGCTCCAGATTGCGAAGCAGGTCCATGCGTACCAGAGCTTTCGGCAGTTCGAAGCGCTCATCCGTCTGGCCGACGACGTGGGCAAGCAGGCTGGCGGCTGGAAGCGCCAGCAGCAGAAGCACCCCAAGGGCCAGAATCCGGCGCGCAGTGCCGCACCGGAGTGCGCCCAGATACTGAGTACCTGCGCCGCCTCCACGGGGGCCAATCCATGA
- a CDS encoding DUF1566 domain-containing protein: MNAVSNEAQPARFVDTGDGTVTDSITGLMWSKATLSAKDVTHAKAEKICTELDLAGYTDWRLPTDHELLSLVDRARYKPAIDTDAFPDTASDWYWASTPLASDPSLAWIVLFSYGSCLCGHRGSDLARVRAVRSVPAGQ, from the coding sequence ATGAACGCAGTAAGCAACGAAGCGCAGCCCGCCCGATTTGTCGACACCGGCGACGGTACTGTCACCGATTCCATAACCGGTCTGATGTGGTCCAAAGCCACGCTGTCGGCGAAGGACGTCACTCACGCCAAGGCTGAGAAGATCTGCACCGAGCTGGACTTGGCCGGCTATACCGACTGGCGCCTGCCCACCGACCACGAGCTGCTGAGTCTCGTGGATCGCGCGCGCTACAAGCCGGCGATCGACACCGATGCTTTCCCCGACACCGCGTCCGACTGGTACTGGGCCAGCACCCCGCTGGCGTCGGATCCGTCCCTCGCCTGGATCGTCCTTTTCAGCTACGGCAGCTGCCTCTGCGGCCACCGCGGCAGCGACCTCGCGCGCGTGCGCGCGGTGCGGTCGGTGCCGGCCGGTCAGTAA
- a CDS encoding DUF1566 domain-containing protein: MPNSSVATVAGANVQLPALEWSALTLLDGAPVDHATAVQACADLGPGWRVPTLTELLSLVRYDRSGPAIDTDLFPETQSGAYWTSQPLAAMSDRDVWIVDFFSGSTGNYRKEGNFAFVRAVRTVSPAEGESQ; the protein is encoded by the coding sequence ATGCCTAACTCTTCCGTCGCCACCGTCGCGGGCGCCAACGTACAACTGCCGGCGCTCGAATGGAGCGCGCTGACGCTCCTGGACGGCGCCCCCGTCGACCATGCCACTGCGGTGCAGGCCTGTGCCGACCTCGGGCCGGGCTGGCGCGTGCCGACGCTGACCGAGCTGCTTAGCCTAGTCCGCTACGACCGCTCCGGCCCTGCCATCGACACGGACCTCTTCCCCGAGACCCAGAGCGGCGCCTACTGGACCAGCCAGCCGCTCGCGGCCATGAGCGATCGCGACGTGTGGATCGTGGACTTCTTCAGCGGCTCCACCGGCAACTACCGCAAGGAAGGGAACTTCGCCTTCGTGCGCGCGGTGCGCACCGTCTCGCCGGCGGAAGGGGAATCGCAATGA
- a CDS encoding DUF1566 domain-containing protein — protein sequence MNLTLRIQDHNSGSDQTIEINSAANDAVNLGSINLLSARIVEQAPSVLEWSETLCGGERVNHADAEKAAASWGGRLPTRVELLSLVDDTRSDPAIDTDRFPDTQCAAYWTRTPLASDPSYAWFVGFNDGYCFYDHRDYHLARVRAVRSVPAGQ from the coding sequence GTGAACCTGACCCTCCGCATCCAGGACCACAACAGCGGGTCCGACCAGACCATCGAGATTAACAGCGCCGCGAACGACGCGGTCAATCTGGGCTCCATCAATCTGCTGTCCGCCCGCATCGTCGAACAGGCGCCCTCGGTGCTGGAGTGGAGCGAGACGCTCTGCGGCGGTGAGCGCGTCAATCACGCCGACGCCGAGAAAGCTGCAGCCTCGTGGGGTGGCCGCCTGCCGACCCGTGTCGAGCTGCTGAGCCTCGTGGACGACACCCGCAGCGACCCCGCTATCGACACCGATCGCTTCCCGGACACGCAGTGCGCTGCGTACTGGACCAGAACCCCGCTGGCGTCGGATCCGTCCTACGCCTGGTTCGTCGGTTTCAACGACGGCTACTGCTTCTACGACCACCGCGACTACCACCTCGCGCGCGTGCGCGCGGTGCGGTCGGTGCCGGCCGGTCAGTAG
- a CDS encoding reverse transcriptase domain-containing protein, with protein sequence MTKPRYSNKDCRAGSQVRRDASDPSYAWIVNFNNGNCNYNHRDNNNARVRAVRSVPAGEYQGAGARELPLRALYDAWRDARRGKKPSRNQLAFDARWADGLLQLQRELNAGGWRPRRSTCFIATRPKAREIHAPHFADRVVHHWLVPQLEAIWERRFIHDSYANRRGKGSHAAVRRLQQFVREIQTGQGGGYYLQLDIHNFFNSIHRATLYGLLKPVMERAQLPLVARRATHALLRRPPRAAGVVLRATDEEAAQVPAHKRLANAPTGCGLPIGNLSSQFFANVYLDALDQFVKHELKAKRYLRYVDDFVIVHHDRHQLAAWRDQIEAFLAKRLRLSLKADQKLRPLADGIDFLGYVVRPTHTLVRPRVLAHAREALAAWQRAHVSGDAIQATPAALRAVQSTAASYAGHFRHADTHRMQRRLHRQFPWLRTATRPRRFHHRLEDRPVRLPIARGPKEQPHA encoded by the coding sequence ATGACGAAGCCTCGCTACTCCAACAAGGACTGTAGGGCCGGGTCGCAAGTGCGCAGGGATGCGTCGGATCCGTCCTACGCCTGGATCGTCAATTTCAACAACGGCAACTGCAACTACAACCACCGCGACAACAACAACGCGCGCGTGCGCGCGGTGCGGTCGGTGCCGGCCGGTGAGTATCAGGGTGCGGGCGCAAGGGAACTGCCCCTGCGCGCCCTGTATGACGCCTGGCGCGATGCGCGCCGGGGGAAGAAGCCCAGTCGCAACCAACTCGCGTTCGATGCGCGTTGGGCGGATGGGCTGCTGCAGCTGCAGAGGGAGTTGAACGCAGGCGGCTGGCGGCCGCGGCGCAGCACCTGCTTTATCGCGACGCGGCCGAAGGCCCGCGAGATCCACGCTCCCCACTTCGCCGACCGGGTCGTGCACCACTGGCTGGTGCCGCAGCTGGAGGCCATCTGGGAGCGCAGGTTCATCCACGACAGCTACGCCAACCGCCGCGGCAAGGGCAGCCACGCCGCGGTGCGCCGCCTCCAGCAGTTCGTGCGCGAGATCCAAACCGGCCAGGGCGGTGGCTACTACCTGCAGCTCGATATCCACAACTTCTTCAACTCGATCCACCGGGCAACGCTGTACGGGCTGCTCAAGCCTGTCATGGAGCGCGCGCAATTGCCGCTGGTAGCCCGCCGCGCTACCCATGCCCTGCTTCGCCGGCCGCCGCGCGCCGCCGGTGTCGTGCTGCGCGCGACGGACGAGGAAGCCGCCCAGGTTCCCGCCCACAAGCGGCTGGCCAATGCTCCTACGGGCTGCGGGCTCCCCATCGGCAACCTCAGCAGCCAGTTCTTCGCCAACGTATATCTGGACGCCCTGGATCAGTTCGTAAAGCACGAGCTGAAGGCAAAGCGCTATCTGCGCTATGTCGACGACTTCGTGATCGTCCACCATGACCGGCACCAGCTGGCGGCGTGGCGTGATCAGATTGAAGCGTTCCTGGCCAAGCGCCTGCGCCTGTCCCTGAAGGCGGATCAAAAGCTGCGGCCGCTCGCCGACGGCATCGACTTCCTGGGCTACGTCGTCCGCCCCACCCACACCCTGGTGCGTCCTCGCGTTCTGGCGCACGCCAGGGAGGCGCTGGCGGCCTGGCAGCGGGCGCACGTGAGTGGCGACGCCATCCAGGCCACGCCGGCGGCCCTGCGCGCTGTGCAGAGCACTGCGGCGAGCTATGCCGGCCACTTCCGGCACGCCGACACCCACCGCATGCAGCGGCGGCTGCACCGGCAGTTCCCCTGGTTGCGGACCGCCACGCGGCCGCGCCGCTTCCACCACCGCCTGGAGGATCGGCCCGTCAGGCTGCCGATCGCTCGCGGGCCTAAGGAGCAACCCCATGCCTAA
- a CDS encoding DUF1566 domain-containing protein, with amino-acid sequence MNGSTGNTSASAATSPRFIDNGDGTVTDAAAGLMWSKDTLHGGERVTFAEAEKTCAALTLGDHADWRLATVEELFCLADRSRYSPAIDTAFFPDTASGYYWSSTGDASVPSYAWIVVFYYGSCDILHRGNSLARVRAVRSVPAGQ; translated from the coding sequence ATGAACGGATCCACCGGCAACACCTCGGCCTCCGCGGCCACCTCCCCCCGCTTCATCGACAACGGCGACGGCACGGTCACGGACGCCGCCGCGGGCCTGATGTGGTCCAAGGACACGCTGCACGGCGGCGAGCGCGTCACCTTCGCCGAGGCGGAGAAGACCTGCGCGGCCCTCACCCTCGGCGACCACGCCGACTGGCGCCTGGCCACCGTCGAGGAGTTGTTCTGCCTCGCGGACCGTAGCCGCTACAGCCCGGCGATCGACACCGCGTTCTTCCCCGACACCGCCAGCGGCTACTACTGGTCCAGCACCGGCGATGCGTCGGTTCCGTCCTACGCCTGGATCGTCGTTTTCTACTACGGCAGCTGCGACATCCTCCACCGCGGCAACAGCCTCGCGCGCGTGCGCGCGGTGCGGTCGGTGCCGGCCGGTCAGTAA